One genomic region from Bombus terrestris chromosome 15, iyBomTerr1.2, whole genome shotgun sequence encodes:
- the LOC100648148 gene encoding flagellar hook-length control protein, with translation MFKLAVLAAVLAVATAAPGGLTGIIADHATGPITAPLVVSHAAALAPAAHVIAQPVAPIVRTAPIVTKSVLTAAPLPLLSAHGLH, from the exons ATGTTCAAGTTG GCTGTTCTCGCCGCCGTCCTGGCTGTCGCTACCGCCGCCCCTGGTGGTCTCACTGGCATCATCGCTGACCACGCAACCGGCCCAATTACGGCTCCCTTGGTCGTCTCGCACGCGGCTGCTCTGGCACCAGCTGCCCACGTGATCGCCCAGCCCGTTGCCCCCATCGTCCGCACCGCTCCCATCGTCACCAAGTCCGTGCTGACCGCCGCACCCCTGCCCCTCCTTTCTGCGCACGGCTTGCATTAG